In Panicum virgatum strain AP13 chromosome 4N, P.virgatum_v5, whole genome shotgun sequence, a single window of DNA contains:
- the LOC120671190 gene encoding pentatricopeptide repeat-containing protein At4g16470-like: protein MSSSGLARTLKSLCITGDLSKAVRLLWQSPLCPGARTYELLLQECVHRRDARLGKRIHARMVATGFRCGEYITTKLLIFYAKIGDLGCAQKLFDGMLQRSIVAWNAMISGCARGGAEAQERAVELFGAMRAEGLAPDQFTFASVLCACARLAALEPGRRVHAVAVKSDVGGNVFANSALVDMYLKCSSPEDARRAFAAAPERNVTMWTAVISGHGQQGRAAEALALFDRMAADGFRPNGVTLLAVLSACAHAGLVDEGLRRFASMSSDYGLAPRGPHYAAVVDMLARVGRIQEAYELVENLPDCQEHSVVWGALLGACRKHGGDVALVELASRRFFRLQPGNTGKYVVLANTYAAREMWDSVAGAHEAMRALGVKKDRAWSAVEVQGKRHTFLAGDSYHDEYSAIYKVCTALAFAVSEQATDGARRC from the coding sequence ATGAGCTCGTCTGGCCTGGCACGGACGCTGAAGTCCCTGTGCATCACCGGGGACCTGTCCAAGGCCGTGCGCCTCCTGTGGCAGAGCCCCTTGTGCCCCGGCGCGAGGACCTACGAGCTTCTGCTGCAAGAGTGCGTGCACCGGAGGGACGCGAGGCTCGGCAAGCGGATCCACGCCCGCATGGTCGCCACCGGGTTCCGCTGCGGCGAGTACATCACCACCAAGCTGCTCATCTTCTATGCCAAGATCGGGGACCTCGGATGCGCGCAGAAGCTGTTCGACGGAATGCTGCAGCGGAGCATCGTCGCGTGGAACGCCATGATCTCGggctgcgcgcgcggcggcgcggaggcgcagGAGCGGGCGGTGGAGCTGTTCGGCGCGATGCGAGCGGAGGGGCTGGCGCCGGACCAGTTCACGTTCGCGTCCGTGCTGTGCGCGTGCGCGAGGCTGGCCGCGCTGGAGCCCGGCCGCCGCGTGCACGCCGTCGCGGTCAAGTCGGACGTGGGCGGGAACGTGTTCGCCAACAGCGCGCTCGTGGACATGTACCTCAAGTGCAGCAGCCCCGAGGACGCGCGCCGGgcgttcgcggcggcgccggagcggaACGTCACCATGTGGACGGCGGTCATCTCCGGGCACGGCCAGCAGGGGCGCGCCGCCGAGGCGCTGGCGCTGTTCGACCGGATGGCGGCGGACGGGTTCCGGCCCAACGGCGTGACGCTCCTCGCCGTGctctcggcgtgcgcgcacgcCGGGCTCGTCGACGAGGGGCTGAGGCGGTTCGCGTCCATGTCGTCGGACTACGGGCTCGCGCCGAGGGGCCCGCACTACGCGGCAGTGGTCGACATGCTCGCCAGGGTCGGCAGAATACAGGAGGCCTACGAGCTCGTCGAGAACCTGCCGGACTGCCAGGAGCACTCCGTGGTCTGGGGCGCGCTGCTGGGCGCCTGCAGGAAGCACGGTGGCGACGTGGCCCTCGTCGAGCTCGCCTCGCGGCGGTTCTTCCGGCTGCAGCCCGGGAACACCGGCAAGTACGTGGTCCTGGCGAACACGTACGCCGCCCGCGAGATGTGGGACAGCGTGGCCGGCGCGCACGAGGCGATGCGGGCGCTCGGCGTGAAGAAGGACCGCGCCTGGAGCGCCGTCGAAGTGCAGGGCAAGAGGCACACTTTCCTTGCCGGAGACTCGTACCACGACGAATACTCGGCGATCTATAAGGTCTGCACTGCATTGGCCTTCGCTGTCTCCGAGCAAGCAACAGATGGAGCCAGACGCTGCTGA
- the LOC120671189 gene encoding potassium transporter 10-like, with protein sequence MKSPPAMDPEAPPPPGTPPDDEEEKRGGRKRVPWRMTLSLAYQSLGVVYGDLSTSPLYVYKAAFAEDIQHTDTNDEILGVLSFVFWTLTLVPLLKYVCVVLRADDNGEGGTFALYSLLCRHARAALLPPGRSAAGDDDQFFDAAGAKKAPAENGNAVTLGGRGGGAAASVRRLLERHKVLQRVLLVLALVGTCMVIGDGVLTPAISVFSAVSGLELSMEKEHHKYLELPIACIILVCLFALQHYGTHRVGFIFAPIVITWLLCISMIGVYNIIHWEPTVYRALSPYYMYKFLKKTQRGGWMSLGGILLCVTGSEAMFADLGHFNQVSIQIAFTCMVYPALILAYMGQAAYLCRHHTMESDYRIGFYVSVPEKIRWPVLAIAILAAVVGSQAVITGTFSMIKQCTSLGCFPRVKIVHTSAKVHGQIYIPEINWILMILCLAVTIGFRDTKHLGNASGLAVITVMLVTTCLMSLVIVLCWHRSIFLAIGFIVFFGTIEALYFSAALIKFREGAWVPIVLAFIFMLIMCIWHYGTIKKYEFDVQSKVSINWLLGLSPNLGIVRVRGIGLIHTELETGIPAIFSHFVTNLPAFHQVLIFMCIKNVPIPHVRPEERFLVGRIGPKEYRIYRCIVRYGYHDFHKDDMEFEKELVCSIAEFIRSGSSKINGMSDDFDKDEEQRMSVVRSGSIRMLEEDGSVESTVGPSHAREIQSPAPAPAAGVKKRVRFVLPAASPKPNAGVQEELQELSDAREAGMAFILGHSHVKAKSGSSFLRRFVINFCYDFLRRNSRGPNYAVTIPHASTLEVGMMYYV encoded by the exons ATGAAGAGCCCCCCTGCCATGGATcccgaggcgccgccgccgccgggcactCCCCCGGATGACGAG GAGGAGAAGCGGGGAGGACGGAAGCGGGTGCCGTGGCGGATGACGCTGAGCCTGGCGTACCAGAGCCTGGGCGTGGTGTACGGCGACCTCAGCACGTCGCCGCTGTACGTGTACAAGGCGGCCTTCGCGGAGGACATCCAGCACACGGACACCAACGACGAGATCCTCGGCGTGCTCTCCTTCGTCTTCTGGACGCTCACGCTCGTGCCCCTCCTCAAGTACGTCTGCGTCGTCCTCCGCGCCGACGACAACGGCGAGGGCGGCACCTTCGCGCTCTACTCCCTCCTCTGCCgccacgcgcgcgccgcgctcctcccgcccggccgctccgccgccggggacgACGACCAGTTcttcgacgccgccggcgccaagaAGGCTCCGGCGGAGAACGGCAATGCCGTGACgctgggcggccgcggcgggggcgccgccgccagcgtcaGGAGGCTGCTGGAGCGGCACAAGGTGCTGCAGCGCGTCCTGCTTGTGCTGGCGCTTGTCGGCACCTGCATGGTGATCGGCGACGGGGTGCTCACGCCGGCCATCTCCG TATTCTCTGCAGTCTCCGGGCTGGAGCTGTCCATGGAGAAGGAACACCATAAAT ATTTGGAACTGCCTATTGCCTGCATCATACTGGTTTGCCTGTTTGCACTGCAACACTATGGTACACACCGGGTCGGCTTCATTTTCGCTCCAATTGTGATCACATGGCTTCTATGTATAAGCATGATCGGTGTTTACAATATTATTCACTGGGAACCCACTGTATACCGAGCGCTATCTCCATACTATATGTACAAGTTCTTGAAGAAGACGCAGAGAGGAGGTTGGATGTCCCTGGGAGGAATACTGTTATGCGTAACTG GTTCTGAAGCAATGTTTGCTGATCTGGGGCATTTTAATCAGGTGTCAATACAG ATTGCTTTTACATGCATGGTGTATCCAGCATTGATCCTCGCATATATGGGACAAGCTGCTTACCTGTGTAGGCATCATACCATGGAAAGTGACTATAGGATAGGATTCTATGTGTCTGTTCCAG AGAAAATTAGGTGGCCTGTTCTAGCAATTGCTATCCTTGCTGCCGTTGTGGGGAGCCAAGCCGTCATCACGGGTACATTCTCAATGATCAAGCAGTGCACTTCTCTGGGCTGCTTTCCTCGGGTCAAGATAGTTCATACATCTGCCAAAGTACATGGTCAAATATACATTCCTGAGATCAATTGGATCCTGATGATACTGTGCTTAGCTGTGACCATTGGTTTCAGAGATACGAAGCATTTGGGTAACGCATCAG GATTGGCTGTTATAACTGTCATGCTGGTCACAACATGTCTGATGTCCCTGGTGATAGTCTTGTGCTGGCATAGGAGCATATTTCTTGCAATTGGCTTTATTGTGTTCTTTGGAACAATTGAGGCTCTGTACTTCTCGGCCGCACTTATCAAATTTAGGGAGGGAGCCTGGGTACCGATTGTACTGGCTTTCATCTTTATGTTGATAATGTGCATCTGGCATTATGGCACCATCAAGAAGTATGAGTTTGATGTTCAGAGCAAGGTCTCCATCAACTGGCTTCTTGGTCTCAGCCCAAACCTTGGTATTGTTCGTGTCCGTGGCATTGGCCTCATCCATACTGAGCTTGAGACCGGCATCCCAGCGATCTTCTCGCATTTTGTCACCAATCTGCCTGCCTTTCATCAG GTCCTCATATTCATGTGCATCAAGAACGTACCCATACCTCATGTCCGGCCTGAAGAGCGGTTCCTTGTCGGAAGAATTGGCCCCAAGGAGTACAGAATCTACCGGTGTATTGTCAGATACGGGTACCATGACTTCCACAAGGACGACATGGAGTTCGAGAAGGAGCTGGTGTGCAGCATCGCGGAGTTCATCCGTTCAGGGTCCTCCAAGATCAATGGCATGTCTGACGATTTCGACAAGGACGAGGAGCAGCGGATGTCAGTCGTGCGCTCTGGCAGCATCCGTATGCTGGAGGAGGACGGCTCGGTGGAGAGCACCGTCGGGCCCTCACATGCACGGGAGATtcagtcgccggcgccggcaccggcggcgggagTCAAGAAGCGGGTGCGGTTCGTGCTGCCGGCGGCAAGCCCAAAGCCGAACGCCGGCGTGCaggaggagctgcaggagctgtCGGACGCGCGGGAGGCCGGCATGGCGTTCATCCTGGGTCACTCGCACGTGAAGGCGAAGAGCGGGTCCAGCTTCCTCCGGCGGTTCGTGATCAACTTCTGCTACGACTTCTTGCGGCGGAACAGCCGGGGGCCCAACTACGCCGTCACCATCCCCCACGCCTCCACGCTGGAGGTCGGCATGATGTACTATGTCTGA